A portion of the Caenorhabditis elegans chromosome III genome contains these proteins:
- the tmem-120 gene encoding Transmembrane protein 120 homolog (Confirmed by transcript evidence): protein MATEKLDSEWKLVQDDFQKLEKIHDEYIQKSRQVSKFQETAGKAMKHHNYLLKNLKETMRQAQQSAEKLDEADTSKTDVLSHVAKLREELAVANLRIRDMQGELPAQTNGFYLNLILGSNLNVSLLTKAEKFKYKQEYEGFKWSITILICLLALCAWIWPFRVFDSILCFLMVWYYCTLTIRESVLRVNGSKIKGWWLSHHYLSCAVPGIVLTWKDGLCYQEFRPYFLIFTFYISLVQLAQNQYQSGCLRRLHSLGQGHQMDITVEGFTSWQFKGLTFLLPFLAFGYLYQLYLAWKLFGYTNSETCDGIWQVWTLSLLLGLIAGGNIVTTSMVCIRKFKTSTSYTNIVTLTRKYSSRNRIREAPPTEPLLRGAPPPPTGKLHLH, encoded by the exons atggcGACGGAAAAGCTGGATAGCGAATGGAAACTCGTGCAGGATGACTTTCAAAAGCTCGAG aaaatccatgatgaatatattcaaaaatcgcGGCAAGTCAGCAAATTTCAAGAAACCGCCGGAAAAGCGATGAAGCATCACAATTATTTGCTAAAAAATCTCAAGGAAACGATGAGACA AGCCCAACAATCAGCGGAAAAGCTCGACGAGGCGGACACCTCGAAAACCGACGTGCTCAGCCACGTGGCAAAGCTCCGAGAGGAGTTGGCAGTGGCAAATCTGCGGATTCGAGATATGCAAGGAGAATTGCCGGCACAGACGAAcggattttatttgaatttgattttgg GCTCCAACCTCAACGTCTCGCTGCTCACGAAGGCGGAAAAGTTCAAGTACAAGCAG GAATACGAAGGTTTCAAATGGTCCATCACAATTCTCATCTGCCTGCTCGCCCTGTGCGCCTGGATTTGGCCATTCCGAGTGTTCGACTCGATTCTCTGTTTCTTGATGGTTTGGTATTACTGTACACTGACGATTCGTGAATCTGTACTCCGTGTCAATGGATCGAAAATTAAAGGATGGTGGTTGTCACATCACTACCTGTCGTGTGCTGTGCCTGGAATTGTGCTCACCTGGAAAGATGGGTTGTGTTATCAG gaatttcGTCCCTACTTCCTCATCTTCACATTCTACATCTCGCTCGTCCAGTTGGCTCAAAATCAGTATCAATCAGGCTGCCTCCGCCGCCTACATTCCCTCGGACAGGGACATCAAATGGATATTACTGTAGAGGGATTCACGTCGTGGCAATTCAAAGGATTAACATTTTTGTTGCCATTTTTGGCGTTTGGATAT ctctaCCAGCTCTATCTGGCGTGGAAATTGTTCGGCTACACAAATTCGGAGACTTGTGACGGAATATGGCAG GTTTGGACTCTTTCCCTGTTGCTCGGGCTCATCGCCGGCGGAAATATCGTCACCACTTCGATGGTTTGTATTCGGAAGTTCAAAACGTCCACTTCGTACACAAATATCGTCACATTGACACGAAAGTACAGTAGTCGCAACCGTATCCGTGAGGCTCCGCCAACTGAGCCGCTGCTACGTGGAGCTCCGCCACCGCCAACCGGAAAACTTCATTTGCACTGA
- the M01G5.1 gene encoding Casc1_N domain-containing protein (Confirmed by transcript evidence) yields MEPDDNEIRCQIMWQLKQDKKYDEIADHVLTCCLDCITNPRKQFGGREMLFPDAPPPWIKMPESEKSDPQAWRKYQKRQVHQQMTPEEFDDFLIESDFGDERMCHEIAKFKRIERVEAWIVLRELRKKQRERRLEAEKIAREIKKRETDEKREAEKLKKMDEKLKIQEKKQQKDDEKQEYLDKIHELEEVLGVAAEPKEGPSLEPGELVVEPRRHQKVYNVKNSMPWAPSPYDVLCSEHRSTIPHQQQKRMNAMYSNLMYFGEFQHTSNRRELKDIRAATETEYDTLVASALEHAKNEACHPLDVVDERKIQKCLDLFKNREPPPGENLQFTFKDPVYIVENVDAADGIRGLNQALVPKIEKLLRKGVWNDVLTLPDISQKCPILNIEDSSTPPPKVKLLDDALAASYIAENPTVTLMADATTICHLLTPNWESRDYDYTIPCVVREENLPGVGWRKVVVLSKPMPSGRITKASIQRKSLKRALRSQFLLKKSPKIAEKPVVPDAIEVEPTTTSEAPAEARGATDFLDDILTEMATKKSKKEAKNEEKIPENQRKSTYQYGIFRIGDARLLVRSNAPYGVNEPGEKKHAFLHHSSQRAQAQAHMVTFEPRIEYLPNGGAMDLGAPEWCWNFTKAVLKMSDSHILYRTSYRLDHILQIDALTMKVDVQEPPPGAFGLLSARCVMLEKLINRLETLNFGEYMIVHEANKPLTVIPQCERGGVTIEAMRITGNEVQSSSDTAAGDSFFYGFSPDLPFQWQIIQGRAPRMLLAKDSPLANNLPTKQNFNKIQWHKSQVKRKYEQYSAEREDEKRNRTLDLDDPNISADFTNPAMIPVKFERKFYPPRVRGRRGGRGRSGGRGGGRGRERDGGSRGRGGRGGRGNSGNEPPVADIV; encoded by the exons atggAGCCCGATGATAATGAAATTCGATGCCAAATCATGTGGCAGCTCAAGCAGGACAAGAAATATGATG aaatcgCCGATCATGTGCTCACGTGCTGTCTGGATTGTATCACAAATCCCAGAAAACAGTTTGGAGGCCGCGAAATGCTATTTCCAGACGCTCCACCGCCCTGGATTA aaatgccAGAATCCGAGAAATCAGATCCCCAAGCGTggcgaaaatatcaaaaacgtCAAGTTCACCAACAAATGACACCCGAAGAATTCGACGATTTCCTCATAGAATCCGACTTTGGAGACGAACGAATGTGCCACGAAATCGCGAAATTCAAGCGAATCGAACGAGTCGAGGCGTGGATTGTGCTCCGCGAGCTCCGGAAGAAGCAGCGAGAACGGAGACTTGAAGCCGAGAAAATTGCGCGAGAAATCAAGAAACGAGAGACTGACGAGAAGCGGGAAGccgagaaattgaagaaaatggaCGAAAAACTGAAGATTCAGGAGAAAAAGCAGCAAAAAGACGATGAAAAACAGGAATATTTGGATAAAATTCACGAATTGGAGGAGGTTTTGGGTGTTGCGGCGGAGCCCAAAGAGGGGCCTTCCCTGGAGCCCGGAGAGCTCGTCGTGGAGCCCCGCCGGCATCAAAAAGTGTATAATGTGAAGAACTCAATGCCATGGGCTCCATCTCCGTATGATGTGCTCTGTTCGGAGCATCGATCCACAATTCCCCATCAACAACAGAAGAGAATGAACGCGATGTACTCGAATTTAATGTATTTTGGAGAGTTTCAGCATACCAGCAATAGGCGAGAGCTTAAG GATATCCGAGCAGCTACAGAAACGGAATACGATACCCTAGTCGCCTCGGCTCTAGaacatgcaaaaaatgaagctTGCCACCCGTTGGACGTTGTAGATgaacgaaaaatccaaaaatgtcttgatctattcaaaaatcgtGAGCCGCCGCCCGgtgaaaatctgcaatttaCGTTCAAAGACCCAGTTTATATAGTGGAAAATGTCGACGCGGCCGATGGAATTCGTGGTTTAAATCAGGCACTTGTgccgaaaattgagaaattgttgAGGAAAGGAGTGTGGAATGATGTGCTTACGCTGCCGGATATTTCTCAGAAATGCccaattttgaatattgagga cagcaGCACCCCTCCTCCGAAGGTAAAGCTGCTTGACGACGCCCTCGCCGCCTCCTATATTGCAGaaaatcctacagtaaccctaatGGCCGACGCTACAACAATTTGTCACCTGCTGACACCAAATTGGGAATCCCGGGACTACGATTACACTATTCCGTGTGTAGTCCGAGAGGAGAATCTGCCTGGAGTAGGATGGCGCAAAGTTGTCGTACTTTCGAAGCCGATGCCCAGTGGAAGG atcaccAAAGCCTCTATCCAACGAAAATCGCTGAAGCGAGCTCTGAGATCgcaatttttgctcaaaaaatcgccgaaaatcgCGGAAAAGCCAGTAGTACCCGACGCAATAGAAGTGGAGCCCACAACAACATCAGAAGCTCCAGCAGAAGCTCGCGGAGCCACCGATTTTCTCGACGATATTCTCACAGAAATGGcgacgaaaaaatcgaaaaaagaggCGAAAAACGAggagaaaattccggaaaatcagcGAAAATCCACGTATCAATacggaatttttcgaattggaGACGCCCGGCTTCTCGTTCGTTCGAATGCTCCGTACGGTGTAAATGAGCCCGGAGAGAAGAAGCATGCATTCTTGCACCACAGCTCACAGCGGGCTCAAGCTCAGGCTCACATGGTCACTTTTGAGCCACGTATTGAATATCTTCCAAATGGCGGAGCAATGGATCTTGGAGCACCGGAATGGTGTTGGAATTTCACGAAAGCAGTGCTGAAAATGAGCGATTCGCACATTTTATATAGAACTTCGTATCGGCTTGATCATATTTTGCAGATTGATGCATTGACTATGAAGGTTGATGTACAGGAGCCACCTCCGGGCGCTTTTGGATT actcTCGGCGCGATGTGTGATGCTGGAAAAACTGATCAATCGGCTGGAAACGTTGAATTTCGGTGAATATATGATTGTCCACGAGGCCAACAAACCGCTTACAGTAATCCCACAGTGTGAAAGGGGCGGAGTCACGATTGAGGCGATGCGAATCACCGGAAATGAGGTTCAAAGCTCATCGGACACCGCCGCTGGAGACTCGTTTTTCTACGGATTTTCACCGGATTTACCGTTTCAATGGCAAATTATACAGGGAAGAGCACCGCGGATGCTTTTGGCAAAAGACTCACCGTTGGCGAATAAT CTACCAACCAAACAAAACTTCAACAAAATCCAATGGCACAAGTCACAAGTAAAGCGGAAATACGAGCAATATTCAGCTGAAAGAGAGGACGAAAAGCGTAACCGTACGCTCGATTTGGACGATCCCAATATTTCCGCCGATTTTACGAATCCTGCCATGATTCCTGTGAAATTCGAGCGAAAATTCTATCCTCCACGTGTCCGTGGACGTCGTGGTGGCCGTGGCCGAAGTGGTGGCCGAGGTGGTGGCCGTGGAAGAGAAAGAGACGGCGGCAGCCGTGGAAGAGGTGGCCGAGGTGGCCgtggaaattctggaaatgaGCCGCCGGTGGCCgatattgtttaa